One Ostrea edulis chromosome 6, xbOstEdul1.1, whole genome shotgun sequence genomic window, actGCAGCAATATAAACAAAGTCATCATAGAGGGGAATTTACTTAATTTCTTAACGTGACAATATTGTAAGActtaaaaatagattttgttgtCAATACATTTGGTGGCGATCTTTTTCTCCATTTAATGCATTGATTTCTAATTCTAGCAAATCTACTATACATTTAAACAAATAATGGCATGGTATTAATCACCAATCTCATTGTCATTACACAAGGTACATTTTCTTTGGGATCTTTCTTTGCCGTACCATCTGCAAACTTCAATAGGTAATcgattattacatgtacgtacaGTAATCTACCCTTCTATATTCCaatgccggcgtgaagcgttgccgttcatacatatatatttgtactcTCTTGTATTTTCGAAACTGAAACTCCTTACATGACtaatataatgataatactagAATTTCAGTGGCTTCTTCAGTCAAATATTTCACGTACACTTTCGATTTTAGAATAATTTAGCATAACTGTATCACTGTTCCTTTTCACATGACCTTTGAAGATGAGAGTGTGTCATCgaatgttctctctctctctctctctctctctctgtgtgtgtgtgtgtgtgcgcgcgcTCACGTACTGCGAGCGTGATATAGCCTAATtccagaaagaaaaaaactacACCGTTTGTATACTCAGAGATTTATTAATTCAAGGACGAACTAGtttgtatattttacaaataaGTGTGCACGATTTTATCCAATGATTTCACATTGGGTTCAATTAATTATAACCCCTTTCGACAATTCAAGAATACCTGCACAGGCTGTCGCACTATCTCGCCTAAAATAGCGAAATTCACCAATCACTTATATGCAActtaaattgataaaaaaaaaaaaaagaaaaacaaagcggtttttttcttctttacatTAGTGAACCACTTGCCTACCAATGTCATCCGATATAATCATAAGAATACATTAGCAGCAAATATTCTGAATTAACCAGAGATGTAGAAACGATACAGTTAAAGTTTTAGGTGTGCGAAGAAACACGAGTTCTGTCTCAGGGTATTTTGAAACTGGGAGGCTGCCTATGAAAATCATTCGATAAtttcgaatttttaaattttggtttcATTTAGTATTCTTGTATTATTAGAAATTGTTGTGATGAGTAATGTTACAATTGAGATCAACTGACAAATTGCAGCAAAAATTGGGCCTATTGAATATACTCTTATCACATCcgttacaatatgtatacatgtacatgaatacaATTTTGTCAACACAGTGTGTGCTAGGTTGGTgggtcaaatttttttttttactctggACTTGTCCAGCcattaattttagaaatttctaGAATGCTCCAATATGCGCCCTCTATATGCAAAGTTGCGTAACTCAACAATCAAAATTACCTCCCCTTGTGCTAAAAATGAACAGTACTTTGTAAAAGAGATAACTctaataagatatatatatatatatatatatatatatatatatatatatatatatatatacaaacctacagtttgtcaaaaaatagtttatttcataaactttattAAAAATGGCATTGTATCACTATGGCGGTGTACAAATTCAAGCAACGGAGAATAACTTTTCAACAAGGTTTTCTCGCAATTGTATGAGATAGGGCTAGGATATATATGGTGTGAACAAGAGAATGTTTGCACTATTAAAAATTTCCAATAAAGGTTGAGTTGAACAAATTAATTGTTCTTCCAAGTGTATTATTAAATCACTTCAATGAAAAAGACATTATTTCATAAGTATACTATTTGGTTTTTTGCTATTCCATTTCCACTTTTCTGTTGTATTTAACAGAACTATACGGACGACATTTCGTTTCGGATCTAGACATGGTAGGATGTTTCTTCTTGTCAGCAGACATTCGGACCTCAGCATTTGTGTTTTGTGATGAAGTTTTTTCATATTTCGGCTTCATTATTCCATAATCATCCATGCTAATACTGGCAGTTGTGTTATCCGGCAAGGCAGGCATCTTATCAAAGTGTAGGTGGTTGTAGTCATCTGAATATCTGTTATAGCCTCCATAATGTCCCGGGGCTAAAGTCTTAGAGCGGGTTAATTGATTCCGCCATTGTGCGTATTGTCGTCTGGGTAAACTTCTGCAGTGGTTTTTAGGTATATTACGGTTTGGGTCGTGTTTTAGTGACGTACATTTTCCGGACAGACTAATAGCCGAGTTTTCCATCATTTGCGATTCTCTAACATCATTATAAATACATTCCTGTTCTCCATTTTGGAATGTACATCCATTGCCTGCAGGAAAAAAATCGACAGAAATTTTTATAGTTAACATTTGAATTCTAAGACAGGAAAGAAAAATATAGATTTCAAAGTTACCTGGGGCCACTGTTTCTCTAATTTCTCCTTCCTTTTTATTCTGTGCCCTGaggggaaaatattttttgagtatacatgtataatatataaattcgtgtaaatatatttcacaTAACAAATTTAATATGTTTTGGTAGTGTACCATTATTGGGCCATGGAAATATTAACTATCATATATTGTGACAAATGTGCTGTGAGTCCACCTACAGTTTCAGCAATACAATCCAAACTGTTCCAACCAAAGACAGGACCAGCACCCCGCCCACAGCTAGTACGACCGGACTTAACGCTTCACCGGATTCACTCTGTTTTGTAtctacataatgtatatatatataaatacaagtTTGTCATATCTAATTTGATGTGCAGAATTTATATGTTGATCATTTAAAATGTGTTAAGGAATCAAACACGTTCTGAGCATACTACTGTACCACGTAAAGGTGTATGATTAAAAGTTTAAATGCTTTTACTTAAACGTGTTGGAATCCTAGAATAATGTCGCTAAATACTAATAACTTCGTTGCATGTACATTTTCACACACACTAAACCATTTATGTTTGTCGAAATAAACGAaatgtgaagatagcgaacagtgataaatcttataactcctataagcaatacaaaatagagagttgatgggaagatataccagaggtgggatcaggtgcctaggagcagtaagcatcccctgtcgaccggtcactcccgccgtgagccctatatcttgatcaggtaaacagggttatccgtagtcaaaatcagtgtgccaaaaacagtatgaaacacgtaagacaacatttaacccaatgataggttgtattagcaaactagatcgttaataTAACGataatagaatttgcgaaatgctgactttaaacgagactgttagaacccctgcaccatcaacttgtttgtcagtagcctgcttcgatttaaaaactgaccataagcagaatatgctcttgcgtatcgaaatAGTCGagatatatatacaccatatgcaggtgataatggaatattgctacatgaatatggaaagttgacgacggagaagctgaaatcatcccgtttgtcataaagttaagttgttagtttgccgttaatatctactttcaataaaatattaaagtatgaagcagaagtggacgactctgtggtatcttttatttggagttcactgggataaatgtatatcgaatcgacatatgaataaaaatcattattgttaatagataatacgttatcgatatacatatgtacatgtatcactggTAGAATTAGAGGGGTCGTGGGGGGCGCgtccccctaaaattttcaaagtttaggTTACAAATCAGTGCGTACTATAAAAAGAGGGAAAATCAAATCATATctataataattgattctaAAAGGTGAATGTCAAAATACATAAAGTCCCTAACTTCGTATTTTACATAAGTAGGAGAAATAATCTTGCTTTAATATTGTACACacataaatgaataaatgtataGAGATTCCGAGTTCATTATATCTTTTTGCATTAGAAATACTAGTATGCGTTTCTTGagaattgtttatatataccttggtttaattttttttgcagTCCTCCCTCCCTCCCTAAAATTTAGCTACAGATCGAAATGTAGCTCTCAGAAAAAAATAGTGTTTttcgtcacaatattttttcagagagctacagttctgcagctacccaAAAGCatgtattaattttttattgactattataattttttgttaaaaaatctatttcttatttcaaaaacgAGAAACATCTGTAGAGGCAAGAGGCGTGACATGTgatgaaaatcaattttaacgagactttgcgtcgaaatgatatgaaaggtggatacttgaATGTAATAGCATCAtttaaatttatcaacaccagtatatcattAATTCCACGATGAATAAGACGAAACACTGATATATATCTACGAtttttcgtcagatacaagtatcacttaaaattcttaaaaagtatatgtaacataaaagttttgtttaagaagcagacaatttaaaagtgaaaaagaagtgccaggaaatgctcagaatacaggattttgcaccatttaccgcaAACCCCTGGCCTATTGGGAGTAACCTATAAATCagcctttttaaaaatttaaaatcagatctGAGTATAGGAATAAAAATGACTAGAACGTGAAAAAAAAGTAGTGAAAACGAAATCATTTGCATGTATAACATGTCTCAAGATCTCCTtaaaatgttatgtacacaagcaAAAAAGGTGTAAATGGGTGGGGTTGGAGATTGTGAAAAGTAGGTAAAAGATCGATCAACtgctagaccccccccccctttcacaaattcctggatccgcctatgagGTGTGTGTAGGGGGGATTCAATTccaagaaatacaaataaatgGACTCAAATCACAGCTCAATGACGAGCAAATAAGTTTGACTAGAAAGAAATTTACCGATGATAAATTTTGCCTCATTTGAGTAGTGTTGATAAAGGTGCGTTTCTGTAGACCACCTGCCTCTGgaaaaaatccccccccccctaaccagaattcctggatccgcccgtgtatctaaatgtcgattgaaggccacagcaagaaatttttttcttctcgcgtagaagtttttgaataaattctgcttcattggaatataaaaacaggtcattTAACAAAACAGCATaattcatgtatatttaaaaaaaaaaaaaaaaaaaaaaaccaaccaaaaaaaacaaaacaaaaaaaaccttcCTCATGACTAAAGATAAACATGACTGTGTACTTATGACAAGTGTGTtaagacatatacatgtaatacagtaTATAACTTCCTGGAACTGAGTAAACAAAGGGGACGAATAGCGGAGAAACCCTTTGTTCCGGAAATCACTGACGACTCCACCAAAGTATCTCTTGTGGTACACATGTAGTAAAACAAGATTTATTTCCTCCGTAAATTTATCTGTATAATGGTATCGTAAGCCTATAACTATATCAAATTTACCcgacttcattttaaaaaatacaatctTTCAAAAATTCGATGGCACAAATTGATATTTATGGAGGCGCAAATTTCTTCATGTTAACATGCTAAAGGAAATTTGACTAATTATGCATGTTAAATATGACACGCCTTTAAACGTAAATGAATAGCAATTAATAATAAGCATTTTTGTGTTGAGGAAATTCAGacatctttgaaatattttaaatgaaatacattttaatgaaaaagatgaaaaacaaagaactaatggcgggtgtgatcagtcaacaggggatgctagaaactcagagttccttaataTTGACGTTTCACTATCAATGACTTCTGCAAACTGAGCGAAGGAGACACGGGAATGTTCGAATAAAATTACTCaagttcaattatttgaaattgaGAATGATGAAAGTTATCAGATCAAGTTGAAAACTAAAGACCGTTATTGTAAAGTAATTCGTAGAGAGCGTACGATCATTTTTCAATAATTACTAGTGTGCTATATGTCCTTATACTTTTAAGGAAATAATCGACTTCTTGAAAACAAACCTGATCTACATTTAAGTCATTTCATTCGCACACAATGCATGTCAAAAACCGACATGTTGCAAAGTATACACACTGTTCAGATAAATTGGCAGTTTGACGAGTTATGCCCCGTGGTGAGGTGAAggttgattttaaaacttagCAATATTGACTTGCTTTTGACTCTACTTGCGCGTGATCTGATTTGAATTTAGTATGTGATTAAGACACTTACCTGTAACGTTATGGGAGATCTCGACACACCCACTTCTTGGATCACATCTTTGATCCTGACTACAGTTACACTTCTCACGACACCCGTGTCCGTAAAACCCAAACTCACAGCTATATTGACAATCCTTTCCCCAGGAACCAATGCAAGCTGAGGattaaaatatacaacataATTTCGCCTCAGTAGTTCTATATGTAATTGATGAACGATATACAATCCACATTTAAACGTTACAATCGGAAACCTTCCCGGTCCTATAATCTCATGATCTTAATGTCTTCATTCCAGTCGACAACAAACATTACGCGTATGTTCATTGTATGGATTCCGTAAACTGTTAAAAATCACTGTTATTTTCCCTCCTCTATCTTGGATGCATTAATTTTGATCATGTTTTAAGGAGGTATCCTACACAAAAGACATTTgatatagatgaaaagtggaggatatttacaacaatattttgaaattcacaattttcaaatttactttatttagtcaaaaaaatgcagttttagtaaaaagcaatctaacaaaatatttaaaatccctgctggactcgaacccgcgatctacagttcagcagtggACGTGCGTCTCCCCGCTCCCCTCTTTTATTAGTCGATGTGATAACCTATTGACCTATTCAGGTAGGcgatgatttttcaaaatgaaaagacaaatattgctgatattcatatttccatccatgttttaaaaggaagtcaggcATTATTACCATGTAGAATACCTCCTTAGTATTACTCTTTCATATAGCTCGTAGTACGACGCAGACAATGTGACAAATTCATAAGTTATCAAATCAAAACTAATGAATGTGATCTAATAACTGTGGTTCAAATTACCTTCGCACGTGCCAGAAACATTTCTATAATCCTGACAGCATTCGCTCTGTCTAGTTATACTGGAAAGTAATATAAGATTGATCACCATGCAGCTCGACTGATAAAACTGAAAtcttataaatatacatgtaggcctatatcaTAATGTTATCATTTCTTTATAAAACGATTTATTAACTATGGTCGACATTTTAACTCTTACTGATTATTCTAATATTATAACATTGTTATACTCACTTATGGACACAAATAGCAATGCTGCCCAATGATGAAAAAGGAACAAAAGTTGTGAAATATATTACTGACAATAATCCTCTGCATGTCATTTTGCATATATACCGATTAACgaatatttacaaatgaaaagaCCGGTGATCTATTATACattattatatacagtacagATTGACTATTATTAAAGTATCTATAAGTGCTAATTTCCAtaaaaacttacatgtatgtcctTCAAGATTTTGGACTTTGTACATTTCCTTGTGcatttttaataaacatgtttaTCAATGCCGTTGTTCAATACCAAATATCTGTTTGCTATATattattatctacatgtatgtccatTGAATCCTGGCCCCGTTAAAGAAACTCGGTTCGTATCGTTAAGTGCTTTTTGATTAACTGAAATCCCAGTAAGATGCTGCGTTACTAGTTTGGTAATTATAAGAAATCTATTTTAATAAGAGATGGGTTTCATGGAATATGACAATAAACAAGAAATGAATAACGGTGAGGATTGTTATGTAAACTGATTAATGTTTTAGCAACTTTTGTCATCTCAAAAAATAGCATAATGATCCATAGAATTTCTTGATCACCGACAATATAAAATGTAATGGTCAACTATTCATACTGAGTCCACAGAGAGTCGATTCTTGTTGTGAATAGACGGGTTTTTACATGTCTGGGTAAAACGTGACgaaatttaaaatgtacacaccctaggtttttgttttcaggcctttgtagtttagttttatTGCTAGTTGTTTCTTCTTTTTGATTTCATTTACACGTCCTGAAGAACGGACaagttgtcccgaaaatttgacaatccaATAATGTTCGTGTTAGtcattttctgtgctttatatatacatttgatattatttattttatatactaTCACACTGACCTTTCCTCTAAAATGTAAAGCGTGTTTTAGTTTCATTCTGTTCGTTGtatcatttatataatatacatttccGACTTCCAGAAGAGGAaacattagatacatgtaatgttgcagagaaatcaataaatatttaaattccTGGGTCAAAAATTCATATTGCCAAACTCAGTCATTGTCACTCTTTCATTGTGATTCGAGTGATAGAAATGTTTGGTAAGGTAGTTTTTATGTTATGGATGTACAAATGGCGAAGTTTAAAAACTATAAAAATGGCGGTTAACATCTCCATCACATGTtttactaaaatgaaatatatcattgtGATCTCATGATGTATGTACCGAAACCAGTTTTAAAtggtttttaaatcaatgattaatttGACATGTGAACAAAACTAAAGCAAGTTAGTCTACGAGTACTCTATTGGTCGTCTATAATCTAGTTCTGTCAATCCGGGCACTTTGATTCCTTGAAATTGCTTAAAAATGAAGTGTCTTCATTTGTTAATGAAATACATAACATGCAAAAATGGCACAAGGAAATATTACCCATTGTTTGAGCATTCGGAGTGTTGGGATGCCGGATATTTATGACGATAAAGTCTTCCAACATCTACATGGATATAGCCGCGCGTCTGTGCCTCTTGATGACTCATAATTAAGAACAGCTCATTTTAATTTATCACTGAGATCATTTGTATTAAGCTTTGCTACTTCTCAAGATCACTGGATGTTTCATAAGAAAATGAAGACAATCTCATCAATCTTACATCGAATACAAATTAACGAGTAGCGCAATCACACCATGTTAAGGAACCAAGAATAAGTAAACATCatctgttgactggtcacatccaACGTGATCATGAATAAGTGAAGTCATCATGTTTAAcattgaaaacaataaaataggATACATTATGTTGTATGTATACCAATAGATATAATGTTCAAGATGCATTACCTTGCTATCTAACATATTTAATGTCAATCATaatatttacgatttttaattttaacaaTCAATCAAACGAGGATTTATCCCGAAATTATGTCAACTTCCGTCCACCCTTCAGCGGATTgtcgcatttgagaagcagtagacgatatttgacggttgattataggcAATAAATGACCGTGTTCACAATGACGATGAGAGAGGcgagaccttgacagagttgcttctaaacggcAGGGGTCCAATTTTCCTATTATACTTTTTGCCGAAGATTTCAAGCTGTGGAGCTGGTAAAaggaaaaccaagatggcggcgtgatataccttgtggatattttgtttataggaagaggaaattttattaatataaatatttaagacATCGACTGCCTGTGCGTTTTTTCATATCCCAATCAACACAAAATAATTATAtcagtcttccatatctgcttcatatctAAATATATTGAATACCGAGCTCAGGTTAGctgcaaactaacaactgaaTTTTGCGACAAACTACAtcacttcagcttctccatcgtcaacttcccatacttacgttacagtatttcattatcacctgcatatggtgtttatgtctctcaactgttTCAATACGCGAGAATAAAAGTGAATATTTTAATTGATACATTTAAAGTGTTGTCAATGTATTCGAATGTAGAGTTGACTGTCATAGGAAGCCTTCTTCACATATACCCGGTATAAGCTTTTGGATAAAATCTACCTAACAAGAACACAAAAAACAGGTAAATTGATAAATATCTTACCAGGTGTAAACAATGAAGACTTTGGTTTGATGTCTACTACTTCTTTTATTACTGATTAGACATTAAACATTTTCTCTGTAAAACCCATTCTTTTAATCAATGTCTTTGCAATATTCTGAAACATTTCTGTTTACGATAAATCTGTTCTAGCACTGTATCTGACATTCAACTATGTTGTTCTTTGCTGGATAGTAAATTGTATCTGTTTGTCCTTCTTTCTGGTTTTCCGATTATATTTCATCGAAGTGTTAAGTCAACTATAAAAAAAGACGTGGTTTTTCCGTGGCAATATCTAATATATTTCCTCAATTCTTGCAAATGATTGTTGATATCAACTGGTACATAGTTACGGACTGGTGTTCtccgggggtggggtgggggtgggtgggggtggtggtTCGATGTCAGCTTCAACATATATTAATGTTGTAGAAATGGCTTCATATCTATCTTGCTGTAATTGCTGCTGAAGCCAGACGTTGATGGTAGACTCCGGTTATCAAAATACTACAAGTGATTATGTGAAAGAGATCGTGAGcaagttaaagtttttttttcattttgctgCGAATCATATCTGGATTGAAGGGTACTATAACGTAACGTTTTTCCACGCGTGAACTTTCGAGATCATGTCAACGGATTCTGTACGTCCCGCCTGGTTGCAGttgctcagtggtagagcattcccTCGTAACAGGGAGGtggtgagttcgagccccgctcttGCCATGACTGCGTCAAATCTAcgacgttaacataggtagtgattgctccatcgccaaatgctcggcacttagaagtgagaatcatgagTCTTTCGGATGTGACATTAAAATCGGAGGCAAGcattgacacgataaagaatcctcgTTGCTACGGCcctaagcgctaagcataggtctgaatttgtggtactttacctacagctggtgacgtttcaatatCATTGTCATGTTCGTGTGCaagattggacaaaacaagatggcagacggcagTTCTAAACAAAGGTGGGgtcttaaaactcttcattttaccgacttacCGGTATaagacgacgaatttatgaatttaaaacactgcctggccggggggggggggggggggggggggggggggcttcattaagttgattgtttgttggaattcttacttatgtacacgtacatctgtaACTTtattgatcgaagttgacgatgtctTTTCGATAGAACTCGAATCGGGCGACGATATTTTTAGTCATGTTTAATGCTTTTTAAGAAAGATAATTTCTGTAATATAGAttctgcacatatcttttgatgaaaacttgatCCAGTGCATGCGATTTGTGCCATGTATTGCCTTGGTTACATAaatatcttgacttgaacatttgctgaTGTGCAGTATTGGAATAtggtcgtttccacgataaacgtgTCGGATTTGACCTCGAGTTTTTTTTTCTGGATTGGACCCTTTCTTAAATGCATGCATTTTTTCTCACAGATCCAGTCAGGAGCGGACTTCCTTAAGCTTAAAAGT contains:
- the LOC125647227 gene encoding uncharacterized protein LOC125647227 isoform X1, which produces MTCRGLLSVIYFTTFVPFSSLGSIAICVHNITRQSECCQDYRNVSGTCEACIGSWGKDCQYSCEFGFYGHGCREKCNCSQDQRCDPRSGCVEISHNVTDTKQSESGEALSPVVLAVGGVLVLSLVGTVWIVLLKLAQNKKEGEIRETVAPGNFEIYIFLSCLRIQMLTIKISVDFFPAGNGCTFQNGEQECIYNDVRESQMMENSAISLSGKCTSLKHDPNRNIPKNHCRSLPRRQYAQWRNQLTRSKTLAPGHYGGYNRYSDDYNHLHFDKMPALPDNTTASISMDDYGIMKPKYEKTSSQNTNAEVRMSADKKKHPTMSRSETKCRPYSSVKYNRKVEME
- the LOC125647227 gene encoding uncharacterized protein LOC125647227 isoform X2, coding for MTCRGLLSVIYFTTFVPFSSLGSIAICVHNITRQSECCQDYRNVSGTCEACIGSWGKDCQYSCEFGFYGHGCREKCNCSQDQRCDPRSGCVEISHNVTDTKQSESGEALSPVVLAVGGVLVLSLVGTVWIVLLKLAQNKKEGEIRETVAPGNGCTFQNGEQECIYNDVRESQMMENSAISLSGKCTSLKHDPNRNIPKNHCRSLPRRQYAQWRNQLTRSKTLAPGHYGGYNRYSDDYNHLHFDKMPALPDNTTASISMDDYGIMKPKYEKTSSQNTNAEVRMSADKKKHPTMSRSETKCRPYSSVKYNRKVEME
- the LOC125647227 gene encoding uncharacterized protein LOC125647227 isoform X4, which codes for MKSGKFDIVIGLRYHYTDKFTEEINLVLLHVYHKRYFGGVVSDFRNKGFLRYSSPLFTQFQEVIYYTKQSESGEALSPVVLAVGGVLVLSLVGTVWIVLLKLAQNKKEGEIRETVAPGNGCTFQNGEQECIYNDVRESQMMENSAISLSGKCTSLKHDPNRNIPKNHCRSLPRRQYAQWRNQLTRSKTLAPGHYGGYNRYSDDYNHLHFDKMPALPDNTTASISMDDYGIMKPKYEKTSSQNTNAEVRMSADKKKHPTMSRSETKCRPYSSVKYNRKVEME
- the LOC125647227 gene encoding uncharacterized protein LOC125647227 isoform X3 → MTCFYIPMKQNLFKNFYARRKKFLAVAFNRHLDTRADPGILVRGGGIFSRGRWSTETHLYQHYSNEAKFIIDTKQSESGEALSPVVLAVGGVLVLSLVGTVWIVLLKLAQNKKEGEIRETVAPGNGCTFQNGEQECIYNDVRESQMMENSAISLSGKCTSLKHDPNRNIPKNHCRSLPRRQYAQWRNQLTRSKTLAPGHYGGYNRYSDDYNHLHFDKMPALPDNTTASISMDDYGIMKPKYEKTSSQNTNAEVRMSADKKKHPTMSRSETKCRPYSSVKYNRKVEME